The following is a genomic window from Hymenobacter chitinivorans DSM 11115.
CGGCCCCCGACTACGAGGCCCGACTCGACACCTTTGGCGACTTACGGCAGCTACTGTAGCGGGCCGTGGATTGGGGCAAAGGAGGTTCGCGGCGGGCGAATCGGGTTTCGTTTTGCTCGAATGCCGTTTTCGATTCCTCGAATCGGGGTTTGCCTGGCTCCACTGGTGGTTCGGGTCTCTCGAATCGAGTTTCGCTCGGCTCCACTGGTGTTTTGCTTCCCTCGAAGGGTGTTTTGCCTGGCTCCACGAGGGTTTTGCCTAGCTCGAAGGGTGTTTTGCTTCCCTCGAATGGTGTTTCGGGTTGCTCGAATGCAGGTGTGCCGATACAGAGGTAGCCGCTAGACGGGCTTGAAGGTTTCCCAGCCCAGCTTGAGGATGATGCCGCAGACGACGACCAGGAACAGCACCCGCACGAAGCCCACGCCCTGCTTGAGGGCCATGCGGGCCCCGAGCGTGGAGCCCAGCATGTTGCAGGCGGCCATGGGTAGGGCAATGTGCCAAATGATGTGGCCGGTGTAGGCGAAGTAGGCCAGGCTGGTCAGGTTGGTGGCCACGTTGACCATCTTGGAGGAAGCCGAGGCGCTCAGGAAGTCGTAGCCGAACAGGCCTACGAAGGCGAAGAGCAGGAAGCTGCCGGTGCCGGGCCCGAAAAACCCGTCGTAGAAGCCGATGACCAGGCCAATGGCTACGCCGTAGAGCGGCTCCTTGCGCTCGGGCAGGCGGGGGGCGTGAATGGCGCCGAAATCTTTGCGCCAGAAGGTGTAGATGGCAATGACGACCAGCAGGCCCAGCACCAACGGGCGCAGCAGCTCACTGGGCAAGAGACTCACCAGGCGGGCCCCCAGAAACGAGAAGACGCCGGCCGTGACGGCGGCCGCGCCCACGGCCCGCCAGCGGATGGGCACCTGCCCCATGTAGCGGCGCAGGGCGGCGGCCGTGCCGGCAATGGACGACACCTTGCCCGTGCCCAGGATGGTGGGCACCGGCACGCCCTGCAGCAGCAGCAGCATGGCGGGCAGCTGAATCAGGCCGCCGCCACCCACGATGGAATCAATAAAACCGGCCAGAAAAGCAAAGGCGCAGAGCAGCGCCAGCGTCGCGTCGAGAAAGTCCATAAGCGGGGGCAAAGATACGGGCGCACTTTTCTTGCGGGCCTGCGTACAGGGGTATTTTCAGGGCAACAAGGCCCGATTTTCGGGGTTTTGGGCAACCTCAACCACGGAAAGTTCGGACCGCGCGGCCGTTTCTACCGTACCTTCGGGCCATGACCGAAAATCTGACCCAGCGCAGCAAGATGCTTACGCTGGCTGGGGTGCTGCTCGCCCTGTTTTTGAGCTCCCTCGACCAAACCATCGTCTCGACGGCCCTGCCCCGCATCGTGGCCGACTTGCACGGCTTCGACCGGTTTGCCTGGGTGGCCACGGCCTACCTGGTGGCCAGCACGGCCCTGGTGCCGGTGTATGGCAAGCTGGCCGACATGTACTCGCGCCGCAACATCGAGGTCACCGCCATCCTGATTTTTTTGACTGGCTCGGCCCTCTGCGGGCTGGCCGGCGAGTTTGGAACCCTGCCCCTGCTCGGCGACGGAATGAGTCAGCTCATCATCTTCCGGGCGTTGCAGGGCCTGGGCGGGGCCGGGCTCTTGGCCATGGCCTTTATCATCATTGCCGATTTATTTCCGCCCGCCGAGCGGGGCAAGTACCAGGGCTTCGTGGGGGCCACCTTCGGGACGGCCTCGGTGCTGGGCCCGTTTCTGGGCGGCCTGCTCACCGACCACGGCTCGGGCCTGCTGCCGGGCATTGCGGGCTGGCGCCTGGTGTTTTACGTGAATCTGCCGCTGGGCCTGGTGGCGCTCTGGTTTATTCTTTCCCGCATGCCGCGGCTCAAGCCCCGGGGCGAGAAAAAGCCGCTGGATTACCTCTCGGCCCTGCTACTCATCAGCAGCCTAGTGCCGCTGGTGCTGGGTTTGCAGCTCAACAAAGCTATATACGCCTGGACGTCGCCGCTCACGCTGGGCCTGCTGGGCGGGGCCGCGCTGGGCCTGCTGCTGTTCGTGTACCGGTCGTTGCACTCGGCCAACCCGATTCTGGACTTCACCCTGTTTCGCAACCCGGTGTTTCGCTCCGCCAACATTGCCCTGTTTCTGCTCGGCGGCGCGTTTCTGAGCATCGTCATTTTCGAGCCCCTGTTTATGGTCAACGTAGTGGGAGCCTCGGCCACCCAGGCCGGGGTGAGCCTGATTCCGCTGTCGATGGGCGTGGTGAGCGGCTCGATGCTGGCCGGGCAGATGGTGGCGCGCTTCGGCCACTACAAGCGCTGGATGCTGGGCGGCGGCCTGATTCTGATTACCGGACAAGCCCTGCTGGCCACGATGCCGGCCTCGGCTTCCTACGGTCAGGTGCTGCTCTACGTGCTGATTTGCGGGGTGGGCCTGGGGCCGAGCATGCCGCTGTATACCCTGGCCATTCAGAACGCCATTGAGCCCGGCTTTACCGGCCAAGCCACCTCGGCCTGCCAGTTTTTCCGGCAGATTGGCGGGGCCACGGCCGCGGCCCTGCTCGGCACCATCCTGACCCTGAGTCTGGCCCAAACCCTGCCCCCAACTACTGCCCCGACTGCCGCGGCTCCGCTGGCGGCCAGCGTGGAAACTGCCCCGGTGGTGGCTCACGCGGCCCCGGCCCCGCCCACGCCGGAAGTGCGCGCCGCCTTTGCCCACGGCATTTCCCGGGTGTATTTCTGCACGCTCTGCCTGGTGCTCTGCGGCTGGCTGGCCACGTTCTTCATTCCGGAGCTGCCGTTGCGCACGTCCAACGCCTGCAAGCCCGCCGCCGCGCCGGTGCTGGTGGGGGCCAAGTAGCCTGGGAGGCCAAGTCTGCGGAAACTACTGACCTCGAATCTGGTTTTATAGGCTGCTGAATTGCCGGCTGGCTCTGACTTTGGGGCCGGCGGCTTTTTCCTTCTGACTATGAACCACCAACCTCTTCGCCTCAGTGTGCTGGACCAGTCGCCGGTGCGGCAGGGCGGCACGGCCCGGCAAGCCATCCTCGAAACCGTGGAGCTGGCCCAGCTGGCCGACCGTCTGGGCTACACCCGCTACTGGGTTTCGGAGCACCATAACACGGCCACCCTGGCCGGCTCCACGCCCGAAGTGCTGCTGGCCCACCTAGGCGGCGTCACGCGGCGCATCCGCCTGGGCTCGGGCGGCGTGATGCTGCCCCACTACAGTGCCCTGAAGGTGGCCGAAAACTTCCGGATGCTCGAAACCCTGTTTCCCGGCCGCATCGACCTGGGCGTGGGCCGGGCCCCGGGCTCCGACCGGCTCACGGCCTCGGTGCTGAACCCGGCGAATAACTTCGCCGAAAACGACTTCATCGAGCAGCTCATGGATTTGAGCCGCTACCTGACCGACGCCGACGAGCCCGGCTCCATTCAGGAGAAGGTGAAAGCCTCGCCCCGCGCCGAAACCGTGCCCGAGCCCTGGATTCTGAGCTCCAGCGGGCAGAGTGGGCTGTTTGCTGCTTACCTGGGCATGGCGTTTTCCTTCGCCCATTTCATTAACCCCACCGGCGGCCCGCAGATGGTGAAAATGTACCAGGACCGGTTCAAACCCTCCGTGCATCTGCAGCAACCGTTGGCCAACGTGGCCGTTTTTGTACTCTGCGCCGATACCGAGGAAAAAGCCCGGCAGCTGCACGAGTCGCTGGCCCTGCAGATGCTGCGACTGGAGCGCGGGGAGCGGCAGCCGATGGGGCCCTACGAAGAAATTAAAGATTACCAATATTCGGCCGCCGAACTGGAACGCATGGCCTACCACCGGCAGCGCATCATCAGCGGCACGCCCGCCCGGCTTAAGGATCAGCTAACCGACCTGGCTCGGCAGTATGGCGTGGGGGAAGTTGTGGCCGTGACCATCACCTACGACTTTGCCGACCGGCTCCGCTCCTACCAGCTGCTGGCCGAGGCATTTGCACTTACCCCGGCTGAGTTCGTGGCGGCTAGTGTGTAGCGGCTCGCCCCGATTCCCCGCAAAATTATATACGGCACCGGGTGTACACATCCGGTGCTTTTTTGTATTTTTGCCGACCCTATTGTACTCTGTTTTGCCCTAACTCGATGAAAAAGAGTTTTTTCCTGCTCGCCCTGCTGGTGAGCCTGGCCTCAGCCGCCGTTGCCCAAACCGCTAGCAAAGAGCTATACACGGCTGTCGTCAAGAATAAACCCGCGGACGCCGAAGCCCTGCTCAAGGCCGGCGCCGACGCCAATGCGTCCATCGAGCTGGTCCCCGGATTTCCCACCACGTTTCTGATTACGGCCGCCGGCCATGGTGATCTGGACCTGGTAAAGGCGCTGGTAAAGTACAAGGCCCAGGTGAATAAGGCCGACGCCTTTAAGGGTACGGCCCTGATGGCCGCCGCCGGCAAAGGCAAAAAGGACATTGTAGAATTCCTGCTGGCCAGCGGTGCCGACGCCAAAGCCAAGGACGACGACGGTAAAGATGCCCTGGCCCACGCCAAGGAAAGCGGCAACAAGGAAGTTATTGCCCTGATTGAGCAGAAAATGATGTAAGCCCCGGCTGCGGCCCGGCTCATCGGCTACCTTTTTTTGCCCCGCACTGGCCTCTGCTACGCAGGAGCTGGTGCGGGGCAAAGTCGTTTTGCGGGCCTTTCTTTGCCGACCCCAACGCCCTAGCGTTGCGTACAAGCGCCTATGTCATCCAGTAACTCCACCACCTCGACTCCCTCTGCGGCGGCTCCTCCGGCCCCCGGCCTGCTTGCCCGCCTCGGCCTCGACTGGTTTTTGGGCGCCCTGCTCCTGGCCGTGGGGGCCGCTTACCTGGCGCCGGGCATCGGCAGTAAAAGCAGCCCCGTGCCTTGGTCGGCGCTGACGACCGGGGGTGTGGCCGTCATTTTCTTCTTCTACGGCCTGCGGCTGAGTGCCGACAAGCTCAAGGCCGGTATGCGCAACTGGCGCCTGCACCTGGTTACGCAAAGCGCCACTTTCGTGCTGTTTCCGCTGCTGGCACTGGCCGTGCGGCCCTTGTTTACGGGGCCCAAGGGCGAGGCGCTCTGGGCCAGCATCTTCTTTCTGACCACGCTACCCTCCACCGTGTCCACGTCGGTTGTTATGGTTTCCATTGCCCAGGGCAATCTGCCGGCCGCCATTTTTAACGCCAGCATTTCCAGCCTGCTCGGTATTCTGCTCACGCCGGTGTGGGTAAATATGGTGCTGCACACCGGGGCGGCTCAGGTAGGGCTGGGCGGTATGGTGGCCAGCCTGGGCGGGCAGGTGGTGGCCCCGGTAGCGCTGGGGATACTGCTCAACGCCCGGTTCGGGGCCTGGGCCGAGGCACACAAGCAGCAGCTGCGCGTTTTCGACCAGCTCATCATCCTGGTGCTGGTCTACACGTCGTTTTGCGAGTCGTTTGCCGAAAACCTGTTCCGCGACTACCGCGCCACCGATATTCTGGCCTTGGCCGCCGGCATGGTGGCCCTGTTCCTGCTTATTTTCGGCCTGATTACGGGCGTCAGCCGCCTGCTCGGTTTCTCCGACGAGGACCGAATTACGGCCGTGTTCTGCGGCTCCAAAAAGTCGTTGGTGCACGGCACGGTGCTGGCCAAGGTGCTCTTTGCCCACTCCATTGCCCTGGGCACCCTGCTGCTCCCGCTGATGCTCTACCACGCCCTGCAAATCATCCTGGCCAGCGTCATTGCCCAGGCCACGGGGCGGCGCATGAAAGCCCAGGAGCCGGCCGCCCCAGTGGCCGTGCCACGCTAATACCCAGCAGGCCGGCCCCTAAACAGTCAGGCAGGTCCGAATTGCCTTGTAGCCCAGCAAAACCGGCCCTTTTCAGCAAACCATTTTTTAGCAGCCACCAAGCTGCTACGACTCATGCCCGGCGACTTACGGCGGCAGCCGGGGCAATGGCCCCCGACACAGCCGTAGCTACTCAGCCGGCAAGCTCAACCGCAGGCCCGGCACCAAGCTAAACTATAGTAATTGTCAGCCCCTTAGCAGTCTTGCACTTATCCCCGGGGCTGGGACTTTTTAATTATTTAACACAGCAAAAACTGCCTTTACGCCGTATAGAAGCCAGATTTATCTTCCAATCCGAATATATTTTCCATTAGTATGAACTATCAAATGGAAAATATGATTGTGCCCCTGAAAACATAACAACTTTCCTATGCTTACCGTGCAGTTGGCGAATGCTGGATTCTACGAAATTTCCTGGCCTACTCAAGTTATTGAAGGCACCACGTTTATCCGGCCCGGCGCCCGGGAATCGGTGCGGGTATTTCTGCCCCGCGACTCGTCGGAGGTGGAAGTATATGCCGGCGCGTTGAAAGATGGCCGGCTGGTGTACCAGGGGCCGGCCGAAACCGCCGCCCAGCTGGCCCTGCTCGGCAACCGCAGCAACTAGCCGCGGCCGCTACTACTCAACTCACAAAAAAGCTCCTGACAGCAACGTCAGGAGCTTTTTTGTGGCCGTCGACCGCGAGAATCTAGCCCAGCTTTTCCTGGAAGAAGGCCAGCGTCAGGGCCCAGGCCTCCTGGGCGGCAGCGGCGTTGTAGCTGGGCCGCTCGTCGCAGTGGAAGCCGTGCTCGGCGTAGGAAATGACGGTGTTGATGTAGGGCTTGCCGGCTGCGTCGAGGGCGGCGGTGACGGTGTCAATCTGAGCCTTGGGAATGTGGGTGTCCAGGCCGCCCCAGAAAAACAGGTGGGGCGCGTGCAGCTCCCCGGCCCGGCCGGCCAGATGGTGGGTGCCCCCGCCGTAGTACGACACGCCCGCCGAGAGCGGCAGCACGGCATTGGCTAAAAATGACACCCGTCCGCCCAGGCAAAACCCAATACTGCCGATTTTGCTAGTCACGCCGGCTTGGTCGCGCAGCCAGGCGTAGGCGGCCTGCAGGTCGGCGGTGAGGCCCTCGGCGGTAATAGCCTGGAAGTGGGGCGCGGCGCTGGGAAAGTCGGAATAGGGAATTTCGAGGCCGGCGGGGGCGCTGCGGTGAAACAGCTCGGGGGCAATAACCACGTAGCCAGCCTGGGCCAGCCGGTCGGCTACGTTGCGGATATGGCCGTTGACGCCGAAGGCTTCCTGGAGCAGCAGGATGCCCGGATGCGGGCCTTCGATGCTGGGCACGGCCGTGTAGGCGTTGAACTGGGTGTTGTCGTTGGCGGCAGTCAGGGTAACGGCGTTGGGGTAGCTCATGGGGGTCGGGAGTGTGGTTGGTTGTGGGGTAGGTAGCTGAGGTGCTAAAGCGGATGGTCAGGTAGTTTGTTTTTCGGCTGGACGTCCTCCTGGACAGCCCGCTGCTGGGTTCTTGTCGGGGCGGCCGTACCTTTAGGAGGTATTTCCCGGCCCCTCTTTTCTGCAGCAGCATGCTCCGAAGTCTACTCACTTTCCTGTTTATCCTCAGTATTTGCGTTACGTGTCTGGCCCAAACCAAAGCCAAAGAGCTGTTTGCGGCAATTCACGACAATAACGCCCAAAAGGTAGAGAAGCTCCTCGACGCCGGAGCCGACGCCAGCGCCGTTATGCAAATCGGCCCGGGCGCCCAGTTCAGCGCCCTGACCATGGCCATTAATACCAGCACGTTTCCCATCGTGAAGCTACTAGTGGAGCACAAGGCCCAGTTGGAATGGAAAGATTGGTTTAAGTCGACGGCCCTGATGTACGCGGCTGGCAAGGGCAACCGGGAAATGGTGGAGCTGCTGCTGGCTCACGGCGCCAATGTGCGGGCCGACGACGGGCAGGGCAACACGGTGCTGGTGGCGGCCCAGCAAAGCAAAAACCCCGAAGTCATTGCCCTCATTGAGGCCAAGCTGAAGCAGTAACCCCCTACCCGGCCCGCTTCCCGCTGGTTTCACTGCTCCCGCATGTGTAGCAGCCGTACAATCAGGCCGGTCCAGCCGGTTTGGTGGTTGGCGCCCATGCCCCGGCCATTGTCGCCGTGGAAGTACTCGTGAAAGAGCAGGTAGTCCCGGAAGTGGGGGTCGGTTTGCAGCTTCTCGTCGGGGCCGAAGGCGGGGCGGCGGCCCTGCTCGTCGCGCAGCAGCAGGCGGGTGAGGCGGCCGGCCAGGGCGGCGGCCACCTGCTGCAGGTCCAGAAACCGGCCCGAGCCCGTGGGGTATTCTACCTTGAACTTGCTGTCGTAGTAGAAGTGAAACCGCTGCAGGGACTCAATTATCAGGTAGTTAATCGGGAACCAGATGGGGCCGCGCCAGTTGGAGTTGCCCCCGAACATGCTCGTTTCGGCCTCGCCCGGCACGTACCCCACCGAGAAGTCGGCTTCCTCGGTGCTGAACACGTAGGGGTGCTCCAGGTGGTGGCGCGACATGGCCCGGATGCCGAATTCGGAGAGGAACTCCGTCTCGTCGAGCATGCGGCCCAGTAGCTGCTTGAGGCGGGAGCGGCGCAACAGGCCCAGCAGGTGGCGGGCCCCCTTGCCGGGCTCTTCCCAGCGGCTGACCAGCTTGGCCAGGTGGGGCCGGTTTTCGAGCAGCCAGGTGGCCCGAGCCGTGAATTCGGGCATTTTACGCAGCAGCGCCTCGTCAATGACTTCCACGGCAAACAGCGGAATCAGGCCCACGATGGAGCGTACCTTGAGCTTGGTGCGCTCCTCGTCCGGGGTGTGGAGCACGTCGTAGTAGAAGCCATCCTCGTCGTCCCAGAGGTTAAAAAGTCCGTCGCCGCCCCGGGTCATGGCGTCGGCAATGTAGAGGAAGTGCTCGAAGAACTTGCCGGCCAGTTCCTGGTACACGGGGTTGGTTTCGGCCAGCTCCAGGGCCATGCGCATCATGTTCAGGGCAAACATGGCCATCCAGCTCGTGCCGTCGCTCTGCTCGATAAAGCCGCCGGTGGGCAGCGGGGCGCTTCTATCGAACACGCCGATGTTGTCCAGGCCCAGGAAGCCGCCCTCGAAGATGTTCCGCTCACTCTTGTCCTTGCGGTTTACCCACCAGGTAAAGTTCAGGGCCAGCTTATGAAACACGGCTTCCAGAAAGGCCCGGTCGCCGTGGCCGCCCTGCAGCTTTTTGTCCATCTTGTACACCCGCCAGGTGGCCCAGGCGTGCACTGGCGGGTTCACGTCGGAGAGGTTCCACTCGTAGGCCGGCAGCTGCCCGTTGGGGTGCATGTACCAGTCCTTGGTGAGCAGGCGCAGCTGGTCCTTGGCAAAGCCGGCATCAACCATGGCCAAGGGGATGCAGTGGAAAGCCAAATCCCAGGCCGCGTACCAGGGGTACTCCCACTTGTCGGGCATGGAGATGATGTCGGCGTTGTGCAAATGGCGCCAGCGGTGGTTGCGGCCTTTGTCGCGCTCCACGGGCGGAGTCAGCACGGCCGGGTCACCGTCGAGCCACTGGGTCACGTCGTAGTAGTAGAACTGCTTGCTCCAGAGCATGCCGGCAAAGGCCTGGCGCTGCACGTTGCGCACGTCCGGGTCGGGCGGCAGAGCTTCCTGGATACAGTCGTAGAACTCGTCGGCCTCCCGCTGCCGGGCGGCAAAAAGCGCCGCGAAGTCGGCAAACGGGGCCGCGTGCACTGCCTGGCTCAGGCGCAGCCGCACCGTGGCCGACTGGCCCGGCTCCACCAGCAGCTCGTAGCGGGCCGCCACCTTGGTGCCTTGCTGCTCGGTGTTGATGGCCGCCGCGTCGCCGTCCACCACGTAGTCGTTGATGCCATCCTTGAAGTGGCGGCCCTCGGCGGGCAAGTCGTAGAGGCGGGCCCCGTTGGTTTCGTTTTCGCAGAAGAGCAGCGCCGGGGCCTGGTCGCAGTAGAGGTGGTAGCGGCCCAGCAGCGGGTGCTCGGCTTCCACGGTACCGGGCGCAGTTTCGCGCAGCACGGGCCGGGCCGGGTCATAGCCCCAGCTCCAGGTATTGCGAAACCAGAGCTGGGGCAGCACCGTCAGCGGGGCCGGCTTGGGGCCGCGGTTGTGCACCGTGAGCTGCACCAGCACGTCGTCGGGCCCGGCCTTGGCGTACTCAATAAACACGTCGAAGTAGCGGTTTTTCTGGAAGATGCCGGTGTCGAGCAGCTCGTATTCGGGCTGCTGCCGGCTGCGCTTGGCATTTTCCTTGACCAGCTTCACGTACGGAAACTTCTGCTGCGGATACTTATACAGCATCTTCATGTAGGAGTGCGTCGGCGTGCTGTCGAGGTAGTAATAGAGCTCCTTCACGTCCTCGCCATGGTTGCCCTGCCCGTTGGTCAGCCCGTAGAGGCGCTCCTTCAGAATCCGGTCCTGCCCGTTCCAGAGGCCCACCGCAAAGCACAGCAGCTGCTGGTCGTCGGAAATGCCCCCGATGCCCTCCTCGCCCCAGCGGTA
Proteins encoded in this region:
- a CDS encoding sulfite exporter TauE/SafE family protein; this encodes MDFLDATLALLCAFAFLAGFIDSIVGGGGLIQLPAMLLLLQGVPVPTILGTGKVSSIAGTAAALRRYMGQVPIRWRAVGAAAVTAGVFSFLGARLVSLLPSELLRPLVLGLLVVIAIYTFWRKDFGAIHAPRLPERKEPLYGVAIGLVIGFYDGFFGPGTGSFLLFAFVGLFGYDFLSASASSKMVNVATNLTSLAYFAYTGHIIWHIALPMAACNMLGSTLGARMALKQGVGFVRVLFLVVVCGIILKLGWETFKPV
- a CDS encoding MDR family MFS transporter, whose product is MTENLTQRSKMLTLAGVLLALFLSSLDQTIVSTALPRIVADLHGFDRFAWVATAYLVASTALVPVYGKLADMYSRRNIEVTAILIFLTGSALCGLAGEFGTLPLLGDGMSQLIIFRALQGLGGAGLLAMAFIIIADLFPPAERGKYQGFVGATFGTASVLGPFLGGLLTDHGSGLLPGIAGWRLVFYVNLPLGLVALWFILSRMPRLKPRGEKKPLDYLSALLLISSLVPLVLGLQLNKAIYAWTSPLTLGLLGGAALGLLLFVYRSLHSANPILDFTLFRNPVFRSANIALFLLGGAFLSIVIFEPLFMVNVVGASATQAGVSLIPLSMGVVSGSMLAGQMVARFGHYKRWMLGGGLILITGQALLATMPASASYGQVLLYVLICGVGLGPSMPLYTLAIQNAIEPGFTGQATSACQFFRQIGGATAAALLGTILTLSLAQTLPPTTAPTAAAPLAASVETAPVVAHAAPAPPTPEVRAAFAHGISRVYFCTLCLVLCGWLATFFIPELPLRTSNACKPAAAPVLVGAK
- a CDS encoding LLM class flavin-dependent oxidoreductase translates to MNHQPLRLSVLDQSPVRQGGTARQAILETVELAQLADRLGYTRYWVSEHHNTATLAGSTPEVLLAHLGGVTRRIRLGSGGVMLPHYSALKVAENFRMLETLFPGRIDLGVGRAPGSDRLTASVLNPANNFAENDFIEQLMDLSRYLTDADEPGSIQEKVKASPRAETVPEPWILSSSGQSGLFAAYLGMAFSFAHFINPTGGPQMVKMYQDRFKPSVHLQQPLANVAVFVLCADTEEKARQLHESLALQMLRLERGERQPMGPYEEIKDYQYSAAELERMAYHRQRIISGTPARLKDQLTDLARQYGVGEVVAVTITYDFADRLRSYQLLAEAFALTPAEFVAASV
- a CDS encoding ankyrin repeat domain-containing protein, whose protein sequence is MKKSFFLLALLVSLASAAVAQTASKELYTAVVKNKPADAEALLKAGADANASIELVPGFPTTFLITAAGHGDLDLVKALVKYKAQVNKADAFKGTALMAAAGKGKKDIVEFLLASGADAKAKDDDGKDALAHAKESGNKEVIALIEQKMM
- a CDS encoding bile acid:sodium symporter family protein is translated as MSSSNSTTSTPSAAAPPAPGLLARLGLDWFLGALLLAVGAAYLAPGIGSKSSPVPWSALTTGGVAVIFFFYGLRLSADKLKAGMRNWRLHLVTQSATFVLFPLLALAVRPLFTGPKGEALWASIFFLTTLPSTVSTSVVMVSIAQGNLPAAIFNASISSLLGILLTPVWVNMVLHTGAAQVGLGGMVASLGGQVVAPVALGILLNARFGAWAEAHKQQLRVFDQLIILVLVYTSFCESFAENLFRDYRATDILALAAGMVALFLLIFGLITGVSRLLGFSDEDRITAVFCGSKKSLVHGTVLAKVLFAHSIALGTLLLPLMLYHALQIILASVIAQATGRRMKAQEPAAPVAVPR
- a CDS encoding dienelactone hydrolase family protein, with translation MSYPNAVTLTAANDNTQFNAYTAVPSIEGPHPGILLLQEAFGVNGHIRNVADRLAQAGYVVIAPELFHRSAPAGLEIPYSDFPSAAPHFQAITAEGLTADLQAAYAWLRDQAGVTSKIGSIGFCLGGRVSFLANAVLPLSAGVSYYGGGTHHLAGRAGELHAPHLFFWGGLDTHIPKAQIDTVTAALDAAGKPYINTVISYAEHGFHCDERPSYNAAAAQEAWALTLAFFQEKLG
- a CDS encoding ankyrin repeat domain-containing protein; its protein translation is MLRSLLTFLFILSICVTCLAQTKAKELFAAIHDNNAQKVEKLLDAGADASAVMQIGPGAQFSALTMAINTSTFPIVKLLVEHKAQLEWKDWFKSTALMYAAGKGNREMVELLLAHGANVRADDGQGNTVLVAAQQSKNPEVIALIEAKLKQ
- a CDS encoding MGH1-like glycoside hydrolase domain-containing protein codes for the protein MTQEQLRLAEHNARTAAWKKFGPYLTERQWGTVREDYSADGNAWDYISHEMARSKAYRWGEEGIGGISDDQQLLCFAVGLWNGQDRILKERLYGLTNGQGNHGEDVKELYYYLDSTPTHSYMKMLYKYPQQKFPYVKLVKENAKRSRQQPEYELLDTGIFQKNRYFDVFIEYAKAGPDDVLVQLTVHNRGPKPAPLTVLPQLWFRNTWSWGYDPARPVLRETAPGTVEAEHPLLGRYHLYCDQAPALLFCENETNGARLYDLPAEGRHFKDGINDYVVDGDAAAINTEQQGTKVAARYELLVEPGQSATVRLRLSQAVHAAPFADFAALFAARQREADEFYDCIQEALPPDPDVRNVQRQAFAGMLWSKQFYYYDVTQWLDGDPAVLTPPVERDKGRNHRWRHLHNADIISMPDKWEYPWYAAWDLAFHCIPLAMVDAGFAKDQLRLLTKDWYMHPNGQLPAYEWNLSDVNPPVHAWATWRVYKMDKKLQGGHGDRAFLEAVFHKLALNFTWWVNRKDKSERNIFEGGFLGLDNIGVFDRSAPLPTGGFIEQSDGTSWMAMFALNMMRMALELAETNPVYQELAGKFFEHFLYIADAMTRGGDGLFNLWDDEDGFYYDVLHTPDEERTKLKVRSIVGLIPLFAVEVIDEALLRKMPEFTARATWLLENRPHLAKLVSRWEEPGKGARHLLGLLRRSRLKQLLGRMLDETEFLSEFGIRAMSRHHLEHPYVFSTEEADFSVGYVPGEAETSMFGGNSNWRGPIWFPINYLIIESLQRFHFYYDSKFKVEYPTGSGRFLDLQQVAAALAGRLTRLLLRDEQGRRPAFGPDEKLQTDPHFRDYLLFHEYFHGDNGRGMGANHQTGWTGLIVRLLHMREQ